The Dokdonella koreensis DS-123 genome has a segment encoding these proteins:
- a CDS encoding DUF3703 domain-containing protein — protein sequence MLTDSRKTSMPSFTRAIRPYVDAELQAADRALAEDDATRAFVHLERAHVLGQASTIEHVRVHVRMLYWGFAQRNLREVLGQLLRIAGAATKTVFGLVPHGNTGGADISPFRRMPVPPDLDALIRHARER from the coding sequence GTGCTGACCGATTCGAGGAAGACCTCCATGCCCTCTTTCACGCGCGCGATCCGCCCCTACGTCGACGCCGAACTGCAGGCCGCGGATCGCGCGCTTGCCGAGGACGATGCGACGCGCGCCTTCGTCCATCTGGAACGTGCGCATGTACTCGGGCAAGCCTCGACGATCGAACACGTCCGTGTGCACGTGCGCATGTTGTACTGGGGCTTCGCACAGCGGAATCTGCGCGAAGTCCTGGGCCAGCTGCTGCGCATCGCCGGCGCGGCGACCAAGACCGTATTCGGCCTGGTGCCGCACGGCAATACCGGCGGTGCCGACATCAGCCCATTCCGACGCATGCCGGTTCCGCCCGATCTGGACGCGCTGATCAGGCACGCTCGCGAGCGTTGA
- a CDS encoding DUF817 domain-containing protein, with protein sequence MRLMREPRFTAALTRSSIARVLAARKRPRPHTRGHRLAEGIAEFLIFGCKQAWACVFGGAMVALIVATHLYYPHDAYVTRYDFLFLAALTIQGILLGSRLETVEEAKVILMYHLIGTAMEVFKTEVGSWSYPEAGLFRIGGVPLFSGFMYAAIGSYIARCWRLFDFRFTRHPPIWALGLLALAIYVNFYTHHRFIDLRVALFAASAVLFGRCWVHYRIWRVHRRMPLLLGLFLVALFVWIAENLGTWTRTWTYPHQTHGWSMVRLGKLGSWFLLLVVSYTLIAAVSRPRALDQAAAGRCPG encoded by the coding sequence ATGCGCCTAATGCGCGAACCGCGTTTTACCGCTGCCTTGACGCGGTCGTCGATTGCGCGCGTTCTCGCGGCCCGGAAGCGCCCGCGTCCACACACCCGCGGTCATCGCCTTGCCGAGGGTATCGCCGAGTTCCTGATCTTCGGCTGCAAGCAGGCCTGGGCCTGCGTGTTCGGCGGGGCGATGGTCGCGTTGATCGTGGCGACGCACCTGTACTACCCGCACGACGCGTACGTGACGCGCTATGACTTCCTGTTCCTCGCGGCGCTCACGATCCAGGGCATTCTCCTCGGCAGCCGGTTGGAGACCGTCGAAGAGGCCAAGGTGATCCTGATGTACCACCTCATCGGTACCGCGATGGAGGTGTTCAAGACCGAGGTCGGCTCCTGGTCGTATCCGGAGGCCGGCCTGTTCCGCATTGGCGGAGTGCCGTTGTTCTCGGGCTTCATGTACGCCGCGATCGGCAGCTACATTGCGCGATGCTGGCGCCTGTTCGATTTCCGCTTCACGCGACATCCGCCGATCTGGGCGCTCGGCCTGCTCGCTCTCGCGATCTACGTGAACTTCTATACGCATCACCGGTTCATCGACCTGCGGGTCGCTCTGTTCGCCGCCAGCGCCGTGCTGTTCGGTCGTTGCTGGGTGCACTACCGCATCTGGCGGGTGCATCGACGCATGCCGCTCCTGCTCGGTCTCTTTCTCGTCGCGCTGTTTGTCTGGATCGCCGAGAATCTCGGCACGTGGACTCGCACGTGGACGTATCCGCACCAGACCCATGGTTGGTCGATGGTGAGGCTGGGCAAGCTCGGCTCGTGGTTCCTGCTGCTCGTCGTCAGCTACACGCTCATTGCCGCGGTCAGTCGGCCGCGTGCGCTGGACCAGGCGGCCGCCGGAAGGTGTCCAGGCTGA
- a CDS encoding phospholipase A, with product MSPSTARCRVPSAALGALALAAWPAIAAEVDLSQCVGIADASTRLACYDVAAGRKELPPGVIADAPPEALEPASKTAKAAPEVFRHDTGLQPKPRVSLLDSRWELDPDSKLGTFHLRAYRPVYLLPAFYATSLNREPGSPSPDNQVTDALDIDRSELKFQLSFKAKLWENIFGDNGDLWTGYTQVSHWQVFNSATSRPFRETNYEPDVNLIFRTNYDLFGWKGRLLGIGAVHQSNGRGDPFSRSWNRIVGNVGFERDGWTLNLRPWYRIPESRHDDDNPDISDYIGRGEVQLIRVTNRHQLSLLVRNSFKGDWHGAAQFDWGFPIAEELRGHVQVFHGYGESLIDYNHRAWYFGVGISLLEWY from the coding sequence ATGTCCCCGAGTACCGCGCGTTGCCGCGTCCCCTCCGCCGCGCTCGGCGCCCTGGCGCTCGCCGCATGGCCGGCCATTGCGGCCGAAGTCGATCTTTCGCAGTGCGTCGGGATCGCCGACGCCAGCACGCGCCTGGCCTGCTATGACGTCGCCGCCGGGCGCAAGGAACTGCCCCCCGGCGTGATCGCCGACGCGCCGCCCGAAGCCCTGGAGCCCGCATCGAAGACCGCCAAGGCCGCACCCGAGGTCTTCCGGCACGACACCGGCCTGCAACCCAAGCCCCGGGTCTCGTTGCTCGACTCGCGCTGGGAGCTGGATCCGGACTCCAAGCTCGGCACGTTCCACCTGCGCGCCTACCGTCCCGTCTACCTGCTGCCGGCGTTCTACGCGACCAGCCTCAACCGTGAGCCCGGGTCTCCCTCGCCCGACAACCAGGTCACCGACGCGCTCGACATCGACCGGTCCGAGCTCAAGTTCCAGCTGAGCTTCAAGGCGAAGCTGTGGGAGAACATCTTCGGCGACAACGGCGACCTGTGGACCGGCTACACCCAGGTCTCGCACTGGCAGGTCTTCAACAGCGCCACCTCGCGCCCGTTCCGCGAGACCAACTACGAGCCCGACGTCAACCTGATCTTCCGCACCAACTACGACCTGTTCGGCTGGAAGGGCCGCCTGCTCGGCATCGGTGCCGTGCACCAGTCCAACGGCCGCGGCGATCCGTTCTCGCGCAGCTGGAACCGCATCGTCGGCAACGTCGGCTTCGAGCGCGACGGCTGGACCCTCAACCTGCGTCCCTGGTACCGCATTCCCGAAAGCCGCCACGACGACGACAACCCCGACATCAGCGACTACATCGGCCGCGGCGAGGTGCAGCTGATCCGCGTGACGAACCGGCATCAGCTGTCGCTGCTGGTCCGCAACTCGTTCAAGGGCGACTGGCACGGTGCGGCACAGTTCGACTGGGGCTTCCCGATCGCCGAGGAGCTGCGCGGCCACGTGCAGGTGTTCCACGGCTACGGTGAAAGCCTGATCGACTACAACCACCGCGCCTGGTACTTCGGCGTGGGGATTTCGTTGCTGGAGTGGTACTGA
- a CDS encoding DUF1566 domain-containing protein — translation MDPAIGFRAHAHGPRIASRWLWLALLAAGSAVGTQPLPQRINDSGLDLCYSGGDFTALVACDDPDWPGQDAASGRDHSALTGALVKEGAGRNGFDFSKVSARGDLLPLDAAAGPGMDDWACTRDNVTGLVWSIDGATGDWLQARRAAGIANADGGLCGRFGWRLPSVKELQQLVDYGSSAPAIDPDFLPATATAFHWTGERAARERSWVVNFHGGQVNTLARHRTAAIRLVTGGEAFGALIDNGNGTVTDPRSGLMWDQCSIGQFGGSQCQGMPQEMTWQQALQRVQTQNQQAWRGHADWRLPNVKELASLARRDGARPAIDTTRFPNTLDTAYWTSTTNWHVGRMAWAVFFGEGAVFAMDKTALARTRLVRTASAAVEGRPRDAVFADDLEAPPPPAPPQALPVLAITTAGGAPIGRDDYVDAQMTLEGDGFNHAGALQIRGRGNSTWLMDKKPYRVKLDQKTPLLGMPSSKHWVLLANHADKTLLRNYVAFEAGQRLGMAWTPRSRFVDVQLNGAYLGVYQLTEQIRIDRDRVNIPELTPGDITRPAISGGYLLELDGRRDCAPSVQFDTLLVPFCIDNPDEETLAPEQYAYIASYVRNTEAAIYSPYFADPVNGYAAWIDTASFIDWYLVNELLKNQDARDGSSIWNFKDRGGKFARGPLWDFDIAAGNLFHGVKNDPYGWWIRGGHWYVRLFEDPAFRAAVRARWDALKASQIDTLLDAIDQQADVYGTAFGANFGPWPVLTEILWPNAVVAGSYEGEIAYLKDWLTQRIAWMDANL, via the coding sequence ATGGACCCCGCCATCGGCTTCCGCGCGCACGCGCATGGCCCACGCATCGCTTCCCGCTGGCTCTGGCTGGCCCTCCTGGCCGCCGGCTCCGCGGTCGGGACGCAACCACTGCCGCAGCGAATCAACGACAGCGGCCTGGACCTCTGCTACAGCGGCGGTGATTTCACCGCCCTGGTCGCGTGCGACGATCCGGACTGGCCCGGCCAGGACGCCGCCAGTGGCCGCGACCACTCGGCCCTGACGGGCGCCCTGGTCAAGGAGGGCGCCGGCCGCAACGGCTTCGATTTCAGCAAGGTCTCGGCGCGCGGCGACCTGCTGCCGCTGGATGCGGCGGCAGGACCCGGCATGGACGACTGGGCCTGCACGCGCGACAACGTGACGGGCCTGGTCTGGTCGATCGACGGCGCCACCGGCGACTGGCTGCAGGCCCGCCGGGCGGCCGGAATCGCCAATGCCGACGGCGGCCTGTGCGGGCGCTTCGGCTGGCGCCTGCCCAGCGTCAAAGAGCTGCAGCAGCTGGTGGACTACGGTTCGTCGGCACCGGCGATCGATCCGGACTTCCTTCCCGCCACGGCGACGGCCTTCCACTGGACCGGCGAGCGCGCGGCGCGCGAACGCAGCTGGGTCGTCAATTTCCACGGCGGCCAGGTCAACACGCTGGCGCGCCACCGCACGGCGGCCATCCGCCTCGTGACCGGCGGCGAGGCGTTCGGCGCGCTGATCGACAACGGCAACGGCACCGTGACCGACCCGCGCAGCGGGCTGATGTGGGACCAGTGCTCGATCGGCCAGTTCGGCGGCAGCCAGTGCCAGGGCATGCCGCAGGAGATGACCTGGCAGCAGGCGCTGCAGCGCGTGCAGACGCAGAACCAGCAGGCCTGGCGTGGCCACGCCGACTGGCGCCTGCCCAACGTCAAGGAGCTGGCGAGCCTGGCCCGTCGCGACGGTGCCCGGCCGGCGATCGACACGACGCGGTTCCCGAACACACTCGACACCGCGTACTGGACGTCCACCACGAACTGGCACGTCGGACGCATGGCCTGGGCCGTGTTCTTCGGCGAAGGGGCGGTGTTCGCGATGGACAAGACGGCGCTGGCGCGCACGCGGCTGGTCCGCACGGCGTCAGCCGCTGTCGAGGGCCGGCCGCGCGATGCCGTGTTCGCGGACGACCTGGAAGCGCCGCCGCCGCCGGCGCCGCCGCAGGCACTGCCGGTGCTGGCGATCACGACGGCCGGCGGCGCACCGATCGGTCGCGACGACTATGTCGACGCGCAGATGACGCTCGAGGGCGACGGCTTCAACCATGCCGGCGCCTTGCAGATCCGCGGCCGCGGCAACAGCACCTGGCTCATGGACAAGAAGCCCTACCGCGTCAAGCTGGACCAGAAGACACCACTGCTGGGCATGCCCAGCAGCAAGCACTGGGTCCTGCTGGCCAACCACGCCGACAAGACGCTGTTGCGCAACTATGTGGCGTTCGAGGCCGGCCAGCGCCTGGGCATGGCCTGGACGCCGCGGTCGCGCTTCGTCGACGTGCAGCTCAACGGCGCCTACCTCGGCGTCTACCAGCTGACCGAGCAGATCCGCATCGATCGCGACCGCGTGAACATCCCGGAGCTCACGCCCGGGGACATCACCCGGCCGGCCATCTCCGGCGGCTACCTGCTCGAGCTGGACGGCCGGCGCGACTGCGCGCCGTCGGTGCAGTTCGACACGCTCCTGGTGCCGTTCTGCATCGACAACCCGGACGAGGAGACACTGGCGCCGGAGCAGTACGCCTACATCGCCAGCTACGTGCGCAATACCGAGGCGGCGATCTACAGCCCGTACTTCGCCGACCCGGTCAACGGCTACGCGGCCTGGATCGACACCGCGAGCTTCATCGACTGGTACCTGGTGAACGAACTGCTGAAGAACCAGGACGCACGCGACGGCAGCAGCATCTGGAACTTCAAGGATCGCGGCGGCAAGTTCGCGCGCGGTCCGCTGTGGGACTTCGACATCGCGGCGGGCAACCTGTTCCACGGCGTCAAGAACGATCCGTACGGCTGGTGGATACGCGGTGGCCATTGGTACGTGCGCCTGTTCGAGGATCCGGCGTTCCGCGCGGCGGTGCGGGCACGCTGGGACGCGCTCAAGGCCAGCCAGATCGACACGCTGCTGGACGCGATCGACCAGCAGGCCGATGTCTACGGCACGGCGTTCGGCGCCAACTTCGGACCGTGGCCGGTGTTGACCGAGATCCTCTGGCCCAATGCCGTGGTGGCCGGCTCCTACGAAGGCGAGATCGCCTATCTCAAGGACTGGCTCACGCAGCGCATCGCCTGGATGGACGCGAACCTGTAG
- a CDS encoding GNAT family N-acetyltransferase, with protein METMTVPGTAVLPTLRIRQATAVDAAALAIFAARTFEETYGKDNRPEDLALHLATAFGPRQQAAELADPHVVTLLAHCDGQLAAYAQVRRAVPPPCVAGRAPIELHRLYIDRPWHGRGVSQRLLAEVRTVAAVQFGGATLWLKVWERNARAIAFYAKSAFVDVGVADYFVGTDRQTDRVLVSTLAGSAPPP; from the coding sequence ATGGAAACGATGACCGTGCCCGGGACGGCGGTGCTGCCGACGCTTCGCATCCGTCAGGCGACAGCCGTCGATGCGGCCGCCCTGGCGATCTTCGCCGCCCGCACGTTCGAGGAGACCTACGGCAAGGACAACCGGCCCGAGGACCTGGCGCTGCACCTGGCGACCGCGTTCGGGCCGCGGCAGCAGGCCGCCGAACTGGCCGATCCGCACGTCGTCACGCTGCTGGCGCACTGTGACGGACAGCTGGCTGCCTACGCCCAGGTCCGGCGCGCCGTGCCGCCGCCCTGCGTCGCCGGCCGCGCGCCGATCGAGCTGCACCGGCTCTACATCGACCGTCCGTGGCACGGCCGCGGTGTCAGCCAGCGGCTCCTGGCCGAGGTGCGCACGGTCGCCGCCGTGCAGTTCGGCGGCGCCACGCTCTGGCTGAAAGTATGGGAACGCAACGCCCGGGCGATCGCGTTCTACGCCAAGTCCGCCTTCGTCGACGTCGGCGTCGCCGACTACTTCGTCGGCACCGACCGGCAGACCGACCGCGTGCTGGTCAGCACGCTGGCCGGGTCCGCGCCGCCGCCGTGA
- a CDS encoding S8 family serine peptidase, with protein MRDTLRTTLLFAAVLSAIGATPGRAADADAPRSYLIRYAEPGLFESRPGGGAPRTGAAIEQARVELVTGQRAHTQAMRAALGRTPIVTHHYLASHSGIAAQLTPAEAERIRGLPGVADVRPDGVEYLDTFRTPAFIRADAVWDGLAVPGLPGSRGEGTVVAVIDTGITPDHPSFADDPSCPADGLGAKLLSHVDCGSTDENGRCNGPEPLDAIGHGTHTAATAAGSFVAADGARPAVSGVAPCAHIRAYKACPGLGCTFSGIYASLDNILLDGDVDALNFSIAGGTDPWNDPDRVKLDLVANGIFVAASAGNTTPSQPYPVGRVNHLGPWVTTVAATTHDVWADGLLDVADAGAPAELAGIQLYKASDAPNLTPRSSLAIRHYDAQPTMFEGCSAGLEGAPADLPAFPPGYFLGAAALVRNAGCAPATQIANAFAAGAELVLIRATPSLGATDLQSQGQPAIPAYGIALAAGEALAAHVAANAEVRADLAPVQGDALGVFSLRGPTPGPYRDLTKPNLSAPGVRIFAASSQPPGYATLDGTSMAAPHVAGAAALLRSLHPDWTVPEIASALMTTARAAGVDDSWSRPWTWDQAGSGRIDVAAAVGAGLVFDESVEHFLAADPAVGALDLRDLNLPSLRDTDCAPSCTWVRGLRSTLADPGQWTVSVEAQTPGLRIGVSPATFTLAGAPAGGGVADRLFADGFDPPAPGRDQVLAITATPPEDGVLAFGRVILTEVGGRAPPQHLTVVASGRRAGTGRPQIATLPAAVTAHASIGDGIVSRTLVVANDDSGDLTWQQTRVHQAAVLWDQPASGGAGVRSSRSTTQNGGVYSANDFRLRARTALTVIRTPGLAMAAPLTNQPVTWAIYPDDGGRPAGDPETRPGAAVWTYTAPADGAGVSIDGGTIALDLAAAGQSVDLAAGVYWLSVFPTYANPVTGTAAHWRWLQATRADLGAQLISPVIYGVSSWSPIGVIGVSFDDTAFAIEGRIGGAAVDCSAPWLQLAPASGQVPGSSARPVTLRLDPRQLAPGTHRASLCIDSNDPYQPTLIVPVTFTVDP; from the coding sequence GATCCGCTACGCCGAGCCCGGCCTGTTCGAGTCGCGACCCGGCGGCGGCGCACCGCGCACGGGTGCCGCGATCGAGCAGGCGCGCGTCGAGCTGGTGACCGGGCAGCGTGCCCACACGCAGGCGATGCGCGCGGCGCTCGGTCGTACGCCGATCGTCACGCATCACTACCTGGCCAGTCACAGCGGCATCGCCGCGCAGCTGACGCCGGCTGAAGCCGAGCGTATCCGCGGCCTGCCCGGTGTCGCCGACGTGCGGCCGGACGGCGTGGAGTATCTGGACACGTTCCGCACGCCGGCCTTCATCCGCGCCGATGCGGTCTGGGACGGCCTCGCCGTGCCGGGCTTACCGGGCAGCCGCGGCGAGGGCACGGTCGTCGCGGTGATCGACACCGGCATCACGCCGGATCACCCGTCCTTCGCCGACGATCCGAGCTGTCCGGCCGACGGGCTCGGTGCCAAGCTGCTGAGCCACGTCGACTGCGGCAGCACCGACGAGAACGGCCGCTGCAACGGTCCCGAGCCGCTCGACGCGATCGGACACGGCACGCATACGGCCGCCACCGCGGCCGGCAGCTTCGTCGCGGCCGACGGCGCGCGGCCCGCGGTCTCCGGCGTCGCGCCGTGCGCGCACATCCGCGCCTACAAGGCCTGTCCGGGACTCGGCTGCACGTTCTCGGGCATCTACGCGAGTCTCGACAACATCCTGCTCGACGGCGACGTCGATGCGCTCAATTTCTCGATCGCCGGCGGCACCGATCCGTGGAACGATCCGGACCGCGTCAAGCTCGACCTGGTTGCCAACGGCATCTTCGTCGCGGCCTCGGCCGGTAACACGACGCCGTCGCAGCCGTATCCGGTCGGCCGCGTCAATCACCTCGGGCCGTGGGTCACGACGGTGGCCGCGACCACGCACGACGTCTGGGCCGACGGCCTGCTCGACGTCGCCGATGCCGGTGCGCCGGCCGAACTGGCCGGCATCCAGCTCTACAAGGCCAGCGATGCGCCGAACCTGACGCCGCGATCGAGCCTGGCGATTCGCCACTACGACGCGCAGCCGACGATGTTCGAGGGCTGCAGTGCCGGTCTGGAAGGCGCGCCGGCCGACCTGCCGGCGTTCCCGCCCGGTTACTTCCTCGGTGCGGCCGCGCTGGTGCGCAATGCCGGCTGCGCGCCGGCCACGCAGATCGCCAATGCGTTCGCGGCGGGTGCCGAGCTCGTGCTGATCCGCGCGACGCCCTCGCTCGGCGCCACCGATCTGCAGAGCCAGGGCCAGCCGGCGATTCCGGCCTACGGCATCGCACTGGCCGCCGGCGAGGCGCTGGCCGCCCATGTCGCCGCGAACGCCGAGGTTCGCGCCGATCTCGCGCCGGTGCAGGGCGATGCGCTCGGCGTGTTCTCGCTGCGCGGCCCGACGCCCGGTCCGTACCGTGATCTGACCAAGCCCAATCTCTCGGCGCCCGGCGTACGCATCTTCGCCGCGTCCAGCCAGCCACCCGGCTATGCGACGCTCGACGGTACCTCGATGGCGGCGCCGCACGTCGCCGGCGCCGCGGCGCTGTTGCGCAGCCTGCATCCGGACTGGACCGTGCCCGAGATCGCCTCGGCGCTGATGACGACCGCCAGGGCCGCCGGCGTCGACGACAGCTGGTCGCGGCCCTGGACCTGGGATCAGGCCGGCAGCGGGCGCATCGACGTGGCCGCCGCCGTCGGTGCCGGCCTGGTGTTCGACGAGAGCGTCGAGCATTTCCTGGCCGCCGATCCGGCCGTGGGCGCCCTGGACCTGCGCGATCTCAATCTGCCGTCGCTGCGCGACACCGACTGCGCACCGAGCTGCACCTGGGTACGCGGCCTGCGCAGCACGCTGGCCGACCCGGGGCAATGGACCGTCAGCGTCGAGGCGCAGACGCCCGGTCTGCGGATCGGCGTATCGCCGGCCACCTTCACGCTGGCCGGCGCACCGGCCGGCGGCGGTGTGGCCGATCGGCTGTTCGCCGACGGCTTCGATCCGCCGGCGCCCGGTCGCGATCAGGTGCTGGCGATCACCGCGACGCCGCCCGAGGACGGCGTGCTCGCGTTCGGCCGCGTGATCCTGACCGAGGTCGGCGGACGCGCGCCGCCGCAGCACCTGACGGTCGTCGCCTCCGGCCGCCGGGCCGGCACCGGCCGGCCGCAGATCGCGACGCTGCCGGCGGCGGTCACGGCGCACGCGTCCATCGGCGACGGCATCGTCAGCCGCACACTGGTCGTCGCCAACGACGACAGCGGCGACCTGACCTGGCAACAGACCCGCGTGCATCAGGCGGCGGTGCTCTGGGATCAGCCGGCCAGCGGCGGCGCCGGCGTGCGCTCCAGCCGCTCGACGACGCAGAACGGCGGCGTCTACAGTGCCAACGATTTCCGCCTGCGTGCGCGCACCGCGCTGACGGTGATCCGCACGCCGGGACTGGCAATGGCGGCGCCGCTGACGAACCAGCCGGTCACCTGGGCGATCTATCCGGACGACGGCGGCCGGCCGGCCGGCGATCCGGAAACCCGGCCGGGTGCCGCGGTCTGGACCTACACCGCGCCGGCCGACGGTGCCGGCGTGTCGATCGACGGCGGCACGATCGCGCTCGACCTCGCCGCCGCCGGCCAGAGCGTGGACCTGGCGGCCGGCGTGTACTGGCTCAGCGTGTTTCCGACCTACGCCAATCCGGTGACCGGTACCGCTGCGCACTGGCGCTGGCTGCAGGCGACGCGGGCCGACCTGGGCGCCCAGCTGATCTCGCCGGTGATCTACGGCGTCTCGAGCTGGTCGCCGATCGGGGTCATCGGCGTGTCCTTCGACGATACCGCCTTCGCCATCGAGGGGCGCATCGGCGGCGCGGCGGTCGACTGCTCGGCGCCGTGGCTGCAGCTGGCTCCTGCGTCGGGACAGGTGCCCGGCAGCAGCGCGCGGCCGGTCACGCTGCGGCTCGATCCGCGCCAGCTCGCGCCCGGTACGCATCGGGCGAGCCTGTGCATCGACAGCAACGATCCGTACCAGCCAACCCTGATCGTACCGGTGACGTTCACGGTCGATCCTTGA